From a single Lactococcus allomyrinae genomic region:
- the purL gene encoding phosphoribosylformylglycinamidine synthase subunit PurL has protein sequence MTVELSPEQIRETKIYREWGLTDEEYLKIKDEILGGRLPNFTETGMYAVMWSEHCCYKNSKPVLRKFPTTGPQVLMGPGEGAGVVDIGDGQAVVFKAESHNHPSYVEPYEGAATGSGGIIRDIFSMGARPIAILDSLRFGQIDNAHTRHIVDQVVAGIAGYGNCIGIPTVGGEVAFDESYTGNPLVNVLCVGLIDQKDIQKGQAKGVGNSVFYVGAKTGRDGIHGASFASKEFGSGSETQRSAVQVGDPFMEKLLLEACIEVIQKHGDILVGIQDMGAAGLVSSTSEMASKAGSGLRLNLDDVPQREIGMIPYEMMLSESQERMVLCVKKGHEQEIVDLFKKYDLDAVNIGKVTNDGYYTLYHKGQLVAHVPVDSLAEDAPVYYREAKVPARIARFADEAKYMPVISDATKIFKKLLAQPTIASKRSIYETYDSRVMTNTVVAPGSDAAVLRVRGTKKALAMTTDCNARYLYLDPEKGGAIAVAEAARNIVASGGKPLAITDCLNFGNPEKPEQFWELTTAADGISRACLALDTPVISGNVSLYNETNGSAILPTPMIGMVGLIEDTDHITTQDFKVAGDVIYLIGTTDDDFAGSELQKMLTGEISGTIDFDLDAEKRNQDLVLTAIKSGLVQSAHDLSEGGLAIALAESAFAGNLGMAVKFDGTDAQLFSETQGRFILSISADKTADFEKLAADSSVIFDRIGEVTDSAVLNINDISVSSDDALAIYENALPELMK, from the coding sequence ATGACTGTTGAATTATCACCTGAGCAAATCCGTGAGACAAAGATTTATCGTGAATGGGGTTTGACGGACGAGGAATATCTGAAAATCAAAGATGAGATTTTGGGTGGGCGGCTGCCGAACTTTACGGAGACGGGGATGTACGCCGTGATGTGGAGCGAGCATTGCTGCTACAAGAACTCGAAGCCAGTACTGAGGAAGTTTCCAACGACTGGTCCGCAGGTGCTGATGGGACCTGGTGAGGGGGCTGGCGTGGTCGATATCGGCGATGGTCAGGCCGTTGTTTTCAAAGCGGAGAGTCACAATCATCCCTCTTATGTTGAGCCTTACGAGGGTGCTGCGACTGGCTCTGGTGGAATTATTCGTGATATTTTCTCAATGGGGGCGCGTCCGATTGCGATTTTAGACAGTCTCCGTTTTGGGCAGATTGATAATGCACATACGAGACATATCGTGGATCAAGTCGTGGCAGGGATTGCGGGCTACGGCAACTGTATCGGGATTCCAACGGTTGGTGGCGAGGTGGCTTTTGATGAGTCTTATACTGGAAATCCGCTAGTCAATGTGCTTTGCGTGGGTTTGATTGACCAGAAAGACATTCAAAAGGGACAGGCGAAAGGAGTCGGCAACAGCGTCTTTTATGTCGGTGCGAAAACAGGTCGTGATGGCATTCATGGGGCTTCATTTGCCTCGAAAGAATTTGGTTCTGGCTCTGAAACACAGCGTTCTGCAGTACAGGTCGGCGATCCATTTATGGAAAAATTGCTGCTAGAAGCTTGTATTGAAGTGATTCAAAAACACGGTGATATTTTGGTCGGCATTCAGGATATGGGTGCGGCTGGATTGGTTTCATCGACTTCCGAAATGGCTTCAAAGGCTGGCTCTGGCTTACGACTGAATCTTGATGACGTGCCGCAGCGTGAAATAGGCATGATTCCTTATGAGATGATGTTGTCTGAAAGCCAAGAGCGTATGGTGCTTTGTGTCAAAAAAGGGCATGAGCAGGAAATCGTGGATTTATTCAAGAAATATGACCTTGATGCTGTCAATATTGGCAAAGTGACAAACGATGGCTACTATACTTTGTACCACAAGGGGCAACTGGTGGCACACGTGCCTGTTGACAGTCTTGCCGAGGATGCGCCTGTCTATTACCGAGAAGCAAAAGTGCCTGCACGGATTGCGAGATTTGCTGACGAAGCGAAATATATGCCTGTCATTTCTGACGCTACTAAAATCTTTAAAAAATTGCTTGCTCAACCAACGATTGCCAGCAAACGCAGTATTTATGAGACTTATGACAGCCGTGTCATGACCAATACTGTTGTCGCACCTGGCTCTGATGCTGCTGTTTTGCGAGTGCGTGGGACAAAGAAGGCACTCGCAATGACGACTGACTGTAACGCACGTTATCTCTATCTTGACCCTGAAAAGGGCGGTGCGATTGCAGTCGCTGAGGCAGCGCGTAATATCGTGGCTTCTGGCGGCAAACCGCTTGCCATCACGGACTGTCTCAACTTTGGTAATCCTGAAAAACCTGAGCAATTCTGGGAGCTGACGACCGCGGCTGACGGTATTTCTCGCGCCTGTTTGGCACTTGATACACCTGTCATTTCGGGTAATGTATCGCTCTACAATGAAACGAATGGTTCTGCGATTTTGCCAACACCGATGATTGGTATGGTTGGATTGATTGAGGATACTGACCATATCACGACACAGGATTTCAAGGTGGCTGGCGATGTGATTTATCTGATTGGGACGACTGATGATGATTTTGCAGGGTCTGAGTTACAAAAAATGCTGACAGGTGAAATCAGCGGAACGATTGATTTTGATCTCGACGCTGAAAAACGTAATCAAGATTTGGTACTGACCGCAATCAAGTCTGGTCTGGTGCAGTCTGCACACGATTTGTCAGAGGGTGGGCTTGCGATTGCACTGGCTGAATCAGCTTTTGCAGGTAATTTAGGTATGGCTGTCAAATTTGACGGTACTGATGCACAGCTCTTCAGTGAAACACAAGGGCGCTTTATCCTATCTATCAGTGCTGACAAGACTGCTGATTTTGAGAAATTGGCTGCTGACAGTTCGGTCATCTTTGACAGAATTGGTGAGGTTACTGATAGTGCTGTTTTGAATATTAACGATATTTCTGTTAGTAGCGACGACGCGCTTGCTATTTATGAAAATGCTTTACCTGAGTTGATGAAATGA
- a CDS encoding MarR family winged helix-turn-helix transcriptional regulator has protein sequence MNQSEAVESFNLYAHGEMLVLVHLARAFGQTIFPSEIAEATHTSPTRVAKILNTLEKKGYIVRKTDVKDRRKVQVSVTTLGNQTALQEKEKALTRISNVLEEMGQDDAEQFIVLMSRYLTITERQSLDWED, from the coding sequence GTGAACCAGTCAGAAGCTGTGGAGAGCTTCAACTTGTATGCACATGGTGAAATGTTGGTGTTGGTGCATTTGGCGAGGGCATTTGGACAGACGATTTTTCCTAGCGAAATCGCTGAGGCAACGCACACTAGTCCAACACGCGTGGCGAAAATCTTGAATACGCTGGAAAAAAAGGGATATATCGTCCGCAAAACGGATGTCAAGGATCGTCGCAAAGTTCAGGTCAGCGTTACTACGCTGGGCAATCAGACGGCTTTGCAAGAAAAAGAGAAAGCACTCACTCGCATCTCAAATGTATTGGAAGAAATGGGGCAAGACGATGCGGAGCAATTTATCGTGCTAATGAGTCGCTATCTGACGATTACCGAGCGGCAAAGCTTGGACTGGGAGGACTGA
- a CDS encoding DHA2 family efflux MFS transporter permease subunit, giving the protein MAKDIHGKVYSLWTLALLVLVATFAGDLNATMLATAVPTLMRDFNISLSTAQQASTWFLLGNGIMIPVTAYLGTRVPTKILYLFSLAVLFLGGIVAITAPSSNYLFFIVGRVIQSLGVGVIITLQMVIFAEIFPEEKRGQAMAIAGLSLAVSPALGPTFAGWVLHKNHSFLGLTLSDSWRSIFIVPTVIIGICLLLAPFIMRDVLKNKTVKLDILSLILTVAGFGLFLYGLTNAGADGWIKFDTVLLPTLSGLILLVIFSLRQLKMTAPFLDLRLLTNKQFSLAALILAFVTMAMMGVEIILPVYLQEIRGLSALGSGLTLLPGTLIMTVAMPVFGGIYDKIGGKILSICGFSALTLATVPFVFVSSSTPHSWIIFFYAIRAVSIAAVMMPMMSAVMDAVRPSEMTHASALSNTLKQVASALIVAVFTSVTTKVSKDHLPSAHLKVENLALYLTKFINATIKGYSASFLLAVVLGAIGVVFTLFLKNQEKFKE; this is encoded by the coding sequence ATGGCAAAAGATATTCACGGGAAAGTCTATTCTCTTTGGACTTTGGCGCTATTGGTTTTGGTGGCGACCTTTGCGGGAGACTTGAACGCGACCATGCTGGCAACAGCGGTACCAACCCTCATGCGTGATTTCAACATCTCGCTCTCGACCGCGCAGCAGGCTTCAACTTGGTTTTTGCTAGGCAATGGCATCATGATTCCCGTCACGGCTTATTTAGGGACACGTGTTCCGACGAAAATTTTGTATCTTTTCTCGCTTGCGGTACTGTTTTTGGGCGGCATCGTGGCAATTACTGCACCGAGCAGCAATTATCTGTTCTTCATCGTGGGGCGTGTGATTCAGTCGCTGGGCGTTGGTGTGATTATTACCTTACAGATGGTAATTTTTGCGGAGATTTTTCCCGAAGAAAAGCGTGGTCAGGCGATGGCGATTGCAGGGCTGTCACTTGCGGTTTCGCCTGCTTTGGGACCAACATTTGCAGGTTGGGTGTTGCATAAAAATCACAGCTTTTTAGGGTTGACTTTGAGTGATTCTTGGCGTTCGATTTTCATTGTGCCAACGGTCATCATCGGCATTTGTCTACTTTTAGCACCATTTATCATGCGCGATGTTCTGAAAAATAAGACTGTCAAATTGGACATTCTGTCTTTAATTTTGACCGTTGCAGGTTTTGGGCTATTTTTGTATGGATTGACGAATGCTGGTGCTGACGGCTGGATCAAATTTGACACTGTCTTGCTACCAACGCTGTCAGGACTGATTTTGCTTGTCATTTTTAGTCTACGACAGTTAAAAATGACAGCTCCATTCTTGGATTTACGTTTACTGACAAATAAGCAGTTTTCACTTGCCGCGCTGATATTGGCTTTTGTGACGATGGCGATGATGGGTGTGGAAATTATTTTGCCCGTCTATTTGCAAGAAATTCGTGGACTGAGCGCGCTGGGTTCAGGTTTGACTTTACTTCCTGGGACTTTGATTATGACTGTTGCTATGCCTGTTTTTGGTGGTATTTATGACAAAATCGGTGGAAAAATCCTGTCCATCTGCGGTTTCAGTGCCCTGACACTTGCGACCGTTCCCTTTGTTTTTGTCAGCAGTAGCACACCTCACAGCTGGATAATCTTCTTTTATGCCATTCGTGCTGTCAGTATTGCCGCTGTCATGATGCCGATGATGAGCGCCGTGATGGATGCGGTCAGGCCGAGTGAAATGACGCACGCCTCCGCTCTGAGTAACACGCTCAAGCAAGTCGCGTCAGCGCTGATTGTTGCCGTCTTTACGAGCGTGACGACCAAAGTGTCGAAAGACCATCTTCCGTCAGCGCACTTGAAAGTCGAAAATCTCGCCCTCTACCTCACCAAATTCATCAATGCCACGATAAAAGGTTATTCCGCAAGTTTTTTGCTGGCGGTGGTGCTCGGCGCGATTGGTGTTGTTTTTACGCTTTTTTTGAAGAATCAGGAGAAATTTAAAGAATGA
- a CDS encoding MerR family transcriptional regulator yields MNIKQIAGKTGLNPDTIRYYEKENLIKIPRNSSGYRDFIPQNVERLTFISKMRAAGCGIDFLRKYCALLDDTENHDDEQREMLIVEAKAARERLSNLTDALDYLDWKIGVYYKNVKLLGEQSK; encoded by the coding sequence ATGAACATCAAACAAATCGCTGGAAAAACAGGTCTAAACCCCGACACAATCCGTTATTACGAAAAAGAAAATCTCATCAAAATCCCACGAAATAGCAGTGGCTATCGTGACTTTATTCCGCAAAATGTGGAACGCTTGACTTTCATTAGCAAGATGCGTGCGGCGGGCTGTGGCATTGACTTTCTGAGAAAATATTGCGCGCTGCTTGACGACACAGAAAATCATGACGACGAACAGCGCGAAATGTTGATTGTAGAGGCAAAAGCGGCAAGAGAACGGCTGTCAAATTTGACAGATGCCTTAGATTATCTGGACTGGAAGATTGGCGTGTATTATAAAAATGTCAAGCTGCTTGGAGAACAGTCAAAATAG
- a CDS encoding oxidoreductase, with the protein MKNNDKVWLVTGASTGFGRALVEELIVRNYKVVATARQLSALTDLSDGENVLKTRLDVTDKASISAAVAATIEKFGRIDVLVNNAGFGYFGVMEESDQAAVRRMMDTNFWGANDMTLAVLPYMRKQKSGRILNTVSRGGLTTTETLAYYHATKFAMEGLFQTLRKEVEPLGIFVTNIEPGSFRTDWAGRSKESSPAEITDYAAAHKTLDRLNSYSGTQAGSPALAAKAFIKVAELDNPPMHYLMGKGAYQLTKQVFEAALDEFETYKEDAQHLDFGDEAYWKQ; encoded by the coding sequence ATGAAAAACAATGATAAAGTATGGCTCGTAACAGGCGCTTCAACAGGCTTCGGACGCGCGCTTGTCGAAGAATTGATTGTGCGCAATTACAAAGTAGTCGCCACCGCACGTCAGCTGTCAGCACTGACAGACTTGTCAGATGGTGAAAACGTCCTCAAAACCAGGCTTGATGTGACTGATAAAGCTTCCATCAGTGCCGCAGTCGCTGCCACGATTGAAAAATTTGGTCGGATTGACGTTTTGGTCAATAATGCAGGCTTTGGCTATTTCGGTGTCATGGAAGAATCAGACCAAGCTGCCGTCAGGCGCATGATGGACACGAATTTTTGGGGCGCAAATGACATGACACTCGCTGTTTTGCCTTATATGCGCAAGCAAAAATCAGGACGTATCCTCAACACCGTCAGCCGTGGCGGACTGACAACGACGGAAACGCTTGCCTACTATCATGCGACAAAGTTTGCGATGGAAGGGCTTTTCCAAACATTGCGTAAAGAAGTTGAGCCCTTGGGAATTTTTGTGACGAACATTGAGCCTGGCTCATTTCGCACGGATTGGGCAGGACGCTCGAAAGAAAGCAGTCCCGCTGAGATTACGGATTATGCGGCGGCGCACAAGACGCTTGACCGCCTGAACAGCTATTCCGGTACGCAAGCAGGAAGTCCAGCACTCGCCGCAAAGGCTTTCATCAAAGTGGCTGAGCTGGACAATCCACCCATGCACTATCTCATGGGCAAGGGCGCTTATCAGCTCACCAAGCAAGTTTTTGAAGCGGCGCTTGATGAGTTTGAGACTTACAAAGAAGACGCGCAGCACCTTGATTTTGGCGATGAAGCTTATTGGAAGCAATAA
- a CDS encoding TetR/AcrR family transcriptional regulator, whose protein sequence is MCYNQFMSLREEKKKAKRLEIIENALRLFEEKGFDGVTTEEIAAASAIAKKTLFQYFPSKDDIIFNDETVLLDLIASWLRANPDKVWEGYPDFIRQCIADDDDPKNFFTLPKIIDETPHLRLRLLKTWTLYEQNITELLVASAYSALDARILANKMVLILRLLFEGSFSVEDVLSRV, encoded by the coding sequence ATGTGTTATAATCAATTTATGAGCTTAAGAGAAGAAAAGAAAAAAGCCAAGCGGCTTGAAATTATAGAAAATGCGCTGCGCCTTTTTGAAGAAAAGGGCTTTGATGGCGTAACCACCGAGGAAATTGCGGCAGCCTCAGCGATTGCCAAAAAGACCCTGTTTCAATATTTTCCGAGCAAGGATGATATTATTTTTAATGATGAAACCGTTCTCCTGGATTTGATTGCATCTTGGCTGAGGGCAAATCCTGACAAGGTTTGGGAAGGCTATCCTGACTTTATCCGTCAATGTATCGCTGACGATGACGACCCGAAAAACTTTTTCACTCTCCCAAAAATCATTGACGAGACCCCACACTTGCGGCTGCGTCTCCTCAAGACATGGACGCTTTATGAGCAAAACATTACCGAGCTGCTTGTCGCGTCTGCTTATTCTGCGCTTGACGCGCGTATTTTGGCGAATAAAATGGTGCTGATTTTGCGACTGCTTTTTGAGGGTTCTTTTTCGGTGGAGGATGTTTTGAGTCGTGTTTGA
- a CDS encoding MDR family MFS transporter encodes MEKHNNMRLLMVPLMLVLFISTLDQTVVAASLSSIGKALGDANQVTWVTTAYLITSAVTTLIFGKLGDSIGRKLMLQVSLSIFLMGSLLCGLSGNMWLLIASRAFQGIGGGGLATLCMAVVGDLVPPLERSRYQGLIGLVPSVALVAGPFLGGFITDQLSWHWIFFINLPIGIVALAFIASALHLEKRQLSGKIDIWGALVISIATATLLLNLSLGGSRWTWASGQSIGLFATAAVMLAAFILIERQVKSPITPLTFFKSNIFTISTIQFFLVSATMFVFMLFTPMYFQMLRGYSASRAGATVIPLMIGVIVASASLGEFITRTGRYKILPIFASALIAISAVMMGMLGSHTNVWYVVVALFISGLGQGAMIQTVTVAGQNAVPFQHIGAATGALNFFKSLGGSFSSVIFAAILANATDNSQLPAHLAHGFSVTFLWVLPLMAISFILAIFMKEKPLSEEMVKIAAGEAEAPEY; translated from the coding sequence ATGGAAAAACACAACAATATGCGCCTGCTCATGGTGCCCCTCATGCTGGTGCTCTTTATCTCGACGCTTGACCAAACGGTCGTGGCGGCAAGTCTAAGCTCAATCGGCAAAGCACTTGGCGATGCTAATCAAGTCACATGGGTGACGACGGCTTACTTGATTACAAGCGCCGTTACAACGCTGATTTTTGGCAAACTTGGTGATAGCATTGGGCGCAAGCTCATGCTTCAAGTTTCGCTGAGTATTTTTTTGATGGGCTCGCTTTTGTGTGGACTTTCAGGCAATATGTGGTTGCTCATTGCCAGCCGTGCTTTTCAAGGTATTGGTGGCGGCGGTCTCGCTACGCTTTGTATGGCAGTGGTCGGCGACCTTGTCCCACCGCTCGAACGCTCACGCTATCAAGGTTTGATTGGGTTGGTTCCCTCTGTTGCACTGGTTGCAGGACCATTCTTGGGCGGTTTTATTACAGACCAACTCAGCTGGCATTGGATTTTCTTCATCAATTTGCCGATTGGCATCGTGGCACTCGCTTTTATCGCCAGTGCGCTTCATCTTGAAAAACGTCAACTTTCAGGCAAGATTGACATCTGGGGCGCCCTCGTGATTTCGATTGCGACAGCGACGCTCTTACTCAATCTCAGTCTTGGAGGTAGCAGGTGGACATGGGCTTCAGGACAAAGTATCGGTTTATTTGCGACAGCTGCCGTCATGCTCGCAGCCTTTATCTTGATCGAAAGACAGGTCAAATCACCGATTACACCACTGACTTTTTTCAAATCCAATATTTTTACGATTTCTACGATTCAATTTTTCTTGGTTTCAGCAACGATGTTTGTTTTCATGCTTTTTACGCCGATGTATTTCCAAATGCTACGTGGTTATTCTGCAAGTCGCGCAGGCGCAACCGTGATTCCGCTGATGATTGGGGTGATTGTCGCCTCAGCATCACTTGGGGAATTTATCACACGCACAGGGCGTTATAAAATTCTCCCTATTTTTGCGAGTGCGCTGATTGCCATCAGTGCGGTGATGATGGGAATGCTGGGGTCTCATACCAATGTCTGGTATGTCGTAGTCGCACTCTTTATCAGCGGTCTTGGACAAGGGGCAATGATTCAAACCGTCACTGTTGCGGGGCAAAATGCCGTACCTTTTCAGCATATCGGGGCAGCCACAGGTGCGCTCAATTTCTTTAAGAGTCTTGGTGGCTCATTTAGCTCCGTTATTTTTGCTGCTATTTTGGCAAATGCGACGGACAACAGCCAGCTTCCAGCACATTTGGCGCACGGATTCTCTGTCACATTTCTCTGGGTGCTGCCGCTCATGGCAATCTCTTTTATTCTCGCCATCTTCATGAAAGAAAAACCACTCTCAGAAGAAATGGTCAAAATCGCTGCTGGCGAAGCAGAAGCACCAGAATATTAA
- the purF gene encoding amidophosphoribosyltransferase has translation MADKIKTNPTHVRKNWWQTHPDDERSHLNEECGLFGVWGHPDAARLTYFGLHALQHRGQEGAGILVNDNGKLNRHRGLGLVTEVFKDEKDLSALTGSSAIGHVRYATAGSADINNIQPFHFDFHDGGLGLAHNGNLTNAQSLRCELERDGAIFSSNSDTEILMHLIRRSHHPEFMGKVKEALNTVHGGFAYLIMTEHSILAALDPNGFRPLSIGKMSNGAIVVASETCAFDVVGATWIQDVEPGEIIEIDDNGIHVDQFTDSTNLTICSMEYIYFARPDSTIHGVNVHTARKRSGRILAREAHIDADIVIGVPNSSLSAASGYAEESGLPYEMGLIKNQYVARTFIQPTQELREQGVRMKLSAVRGVVEGKRVIMVDDSIVRGTTSKRIVRLLKDAGAAEVHVAIASPALKYPCFYGIDIQDRDELIAATHTTDEIRDLIGADSLTYLSQDGLVEAIGHDKLTLAYFDGKYPTPLYDYEEEYLESLAKNEAR, from the coding sequence ATGGCTGACAAAATAAAAACCAATCCCACCCACGTAAGAAAAAATTGGTGGCAAACGCACCCCGATGACGAGCGCTCCCACCTCAACGAAGAATGCGGCCTCTTCGGCGTTTGGGGACATCCAGATGCTGCCCGACTGACTTATTTTGGCCTCCATGCCCTGCAACATCGTGGACAAGAAGGTGCAGGAATTTTAGTCAATGACAACGGAAAACTCAATCGCCACCGTGGTTTAGGACTGGTCACAGAGGTTTTCAAAGACGAAAAAGACCTGTCAGCACTGACAGGTTCGTCAGCGATTGGACACGTCCGCTACGCCACCGCAGGCTCGGCTGACATCAACAATATCCAGCCTTTTCATTTTGATTTTCACGATGGTGGACTTGGATTGGCGCACAATGGCAATCTGACTAATGCGCAGTCGTTGCGCTGTGAGCTAGAGCGCGATGGTGCGATTTTTAGCTCCAACTCCGACACCGAAATCCTCATGCACCTCATTCGCCGCAGCCACCACCCAGAGTTCATGGGTAAAGTCAAAGAAGCGCTGAACACCGTGCATGGCGGCTTTGCCTACCTCATCATGACCGAACACAGCATTCTCGCTGCGCTTGACCCGAACGGCTTCCGCCCGCTTTCCATTGGAAAAATGAGCAATGGTGCAATCGTCGTTGCCTCAGAAACCTGCGCCTTTGATGTCGTCGGCGCAACATGGATTCAAGACGTGGAGCCAGGCGAAATCATCGAAATTGACGACAACGGCATTCACGTTGATCAGTTCACTGACAGCACCAACCTCACGATCTGCAGCATGGAATACATCTATTTTGCCCGCCCAGACAGCACCATCCATGGGGTCAATGTCCATACCGCCAGAAAACGCAGCGGACGCATTCTTGCCCGCGAAGCGCATATTGACGCAGACATCGTCATCGGTGTACCCAATTCTTCCCTCAGCGCAGCCAGCGGATACGCCGAGGAAAGTGGTCTGCCCTACGAAATGGGACTTATCAAAAACCAATACGTCGCTAGAACCTTTATTCAACCTACCCAAGAACTCCGCGAGCAAGGTGTGCGCATGAAACTCAGCGCCGTCCGTGGCGTCGTTGAGGGTAAGCGCGTCATCATGGTTGACGACAGCATCGTCCGTGGCACGACCAGCAAGCGCATCGTCCGCCTCCTCAAAGACGCAGGCGCAGCCGAAGTCCACGTCGCCATCGCCAGCCCCGCCCTCAAATATCCCTGCTTTTACGGCATCGACATCCAAGACCGCGACGAACTCATCGCAGCCACCCACACCACCGACGAAATCCGCGACCTCATCGGCGCCGACAGCCTGACCTACCTCAGCCAAGACGGCCTCGTCGAAGCCATCGGACACGACAAACTCACCCTCGCTTATTTTGATGGGAAATATCCTACGCCACTTTATGATTATGAGGAGGAATATTTGGAGAGTTTAGCGAAGAATGAAGCGAGATAA